GATGACGAGCCGGGTATCGGGATAGTCCTCCGGGTCGAGTTCAGCATGGCCGGGTATGATGTCATCACCACCACCAGCGGCGCTGAAGCTATCGAGCTGATACGGGCTCAGGCGCCGGACGTCGTGCTGCTGGATGCCTTGATGCCCGGTGTCAGCGGGGCGGATGTGCTCAATAAGGTACGCACCTTCTCCCGGGTGCCGGTAATCGTCTTTACCGGCCATTCTGACCTGGGTAAGTACGCGTTAAAGCTGGGAGCCAACGATTTCATCACCAAACCGTTCGACCATGACTTGCTCCTGGAAAAAGTGGTGTCCGTCTTGGATTCCGGTACGCCTGAGAAGAAAAACACCGGTAAAAAAGAAAAGCCTCACCGTAAATGACGGAGGGGTTATCGGTTTATCTCTGGTGACGTTCCTGCTTTTCCCGGGGGATGGTGAAGAGAAAAGTGGTCCCCGCGCCCGGCGCGGATTCCACCCATATTTTTCCGCCGTGGGCTTCCACCAGGTGTTTGCAGACCAGGAGACCCAGCCCCATGCCGCGCGTGCCGCGGGTAGCGTTGGCCCTCTCGAAAGGCTCGAACAGCTTTTTTATATCCTCCGGGCTCATGCCTTTGCCGCGGTCGCTGACGCTGATTAGCAGGTTGTCCTTTTCCTGCCGGGCGGAGACTTTCACCTCGCTGTCCCTGGGGGAGTATTTAAAGGCATTTTCCACCAGGTTGTAGATAACGCGTTCCAGCCGGGTGGAGTCGATAAGGGCGGGGGGCAGATTATCGGGAATATCCACCGCGGCGTGGCGGGCAGGGTACTGCCGGTGCACTTTAGCCACGGTCTGCCCGATGATTTCCGGCACGTCCGCCAGTTTCTTGTCCAGTGTCAGGCGTTCGGCGCGGTACCTGGCCAGTTCCAGCAGGTTGTCCAGGATACTGCCTAGCGATGCGGCGCTGCTGTCCGCCGCTGCCAGGAGCTGGCGCAGCTCCTGCGGGGAGATACGCTCATCCAGGGCGGTATTGATGGCGCTGGTAACCACCGTCAGGGGCGTGCGCAGCTCGTGGGAGACCATGCCGATGAAGTCGTCCTTGAGCCGCTCCACTTTCTTGCGTTCGGTGATGTCCAGCCCCTGGGCGATGGTGGCTGCCGGGGTCTGGCCGTCGGCGGCGGATATTACGGCGGCGCTCCAGAGAACGGTGCGTACGGAGCCGTCCGCGTGCTGAATCTGGACCTCCTCGCTTTCCCACCCCTGTCCCCTTGACGCCGCGCGGCGGATTTCCCGCAGTGCGCTGTCCCGTTTTTCCGGCGGTATCAGGACATCGATTCGCTTGCCCAGTACATCCGCGGCGTTTTGGCCGGTAAGCCGCTCGAAGGCGTGGTTAAAGCGGGTAATGATAAAATCCGTGTCCCAGACGATAGCCGGCGCGGCGGCATTATCGAGCAGGCTTTCCCAATAGCCTGTCTTCTCATCGCCATGGTCCGGTTGCCGTTGGTTTTCCCCGGGCGTTATATTTGCCATATCTTGCCTCCGTTAACCCGTCGTGCCGGGGAGGTTTGAAAAGAAATCTCAGCTTGTGCCTATTCTAACACAATTTTACATTTGCCTTCTATTTTTTAACGCCGGACTTGAAAACGTCAGGCATGTTGGCGCCGGGTCTGGAAGACGCAAGCTACTCAAACGCTGCCGGTTAGAAAAACGCGCTGGCGCTTACTTAATTGAATTAAGTTGAAATATGGTGCTTGGGGCAGCCGGTTCTTCAGGATTGAATATTATCGCGGCAGCGTCTAAGACAGGTGGTATTCGTACCGCGTATTGCCGTCGAAAACACAGTAAATGTGTTGTTGTCCTTCCGCTTTATGCAGCAGCGGCTTGAGCAGGTTTTCCGCCGTCTTGATGAGGTCGTCCAGAGAATTCAATAGAATCACCGTTTCGCCCGGTTTAACCTCCGGTAGCTCCGTTACCTCGACGATGATACTCTTGTATCTTTGCTGTGCCTGCTGCGCTTTTAGGTCGTTCGCGGTAAGCCTGCCCCGCTGGTACCAGAAATACCAGAACAGGGAAAAGCCCAGCAAAACAAAGAATACGCAGGCGGCTGCCACGTATAGCGTTCTGGCCCTCGGTACGGGCAGTCCCAGGTATTTCCTGGTCTGCGGCGTCACGGTAGTGGTTTTGATAGAACCGGACTGTGACCTGGTCAAATTATCGCTCCAGGTGAGCGTATCTCCCCCCAGGTCCGCGGTGATGCTCTGGGTGAAATCTTCATCTATGTTGCCGTAGTCCGTAATCGCCGAGGCGTGTACCTTCACCCTGATGGTCAGGTTGCGCGCGGAGGCGGATACCCCCGTTTCGCTTTGCGTGCTGTTAAAGAAATCGATGTACTCCTGCAAGTCGAGTGGGAAGGTGGCGGAGAAATTGCCGCTGTTATCGGTCTGTGGTATTAGTTGGATGGTCTTCGACCATTTCCCCGGGTTCTCCAGGATGGCGTTGATTTCCACACTCTCGTGCAGCTGATTGATGGGTTTATTGGCTTCCAGGTGATAGGCGTAGTCCATGCTCATGGTGTCTATCAGCCGGGTGAGGATGATATCGTTCTGGGTCATGCTGACCGGCATGCCGGGTTCCGGCGGCGTCATCGTGGGCGGCGTCAGGATTATCGGCCCGAAGGGAGATGTCGCTTTAAAGTATACCTCGTAGCTGAATTCTCCTTGCTGCTCGTAGCTCAGGGCGCCGGCGTTCCCCGCGATGGTATTGTGCAGCTCCCCGTCCACTTCGAGCAGCGGCCCGTTCGCCCGCAGCGGCAGGCTCTGGGTAAAGCTCTCGAAGACCGGCCCCGCCCCCGTATCGAAGGTGGCGTAAACATAAGCGGTGATGACTATCCTGCTCCCGGAAACGTTGTCGCTCAGCATGATAAGCCCGTCCGTGGCATTATCGCTGAAATCCAGGGGGAACGTCAGGGAGAAATCTCCTGTTTTCCGCGTTTTCGGCACCAGGACTATTTCCGTTCTCTCCCCGGAACCGCTCCCTTCCACGATTGCCCTGATCTCTGCTTCCGCGGATACATTGGCCACCGGCATGTCCGGTATAAAGCGGTAATTGAAGGCTACGTTGATACGGTTGATGTTATCGCTGGGGTATTTCATTACTTCCGGCAGGGGAGGCGTTTCCTGGGGGACTGGCCCGTAAAGATTGGAAGGCTTCAGTGAGACGAGGTAGTCGAATTCACCCTGGTGACGGTAATCGAGCACGCTGACCTCGCCGGTGACGTAGGTCTCCGTCGGCAGGCTGTAGGCCTTGCAGGCTCCGAAGATTGAAGCTATAAGCAATACCAGACTGATAACGGGGAGGGCTATTTTCATCTTTACCGTAACGTTCTCCGGATTTTACCTAATATCATCTCACATTATGTCTGGGAATGGAACAGGTATTCACGGTATTTTTTACCGTTTACCACGATGTGAGGGTATAATACATCGTGAGGTTGAAGATACCGTGCTGGAATTCGTCCCCGGCGGTTTCATGGAAACTCACGCTCATTTCATAGCGGGCTTCATTATTGGCTGACGCTGGGATGTTCTTCAGCGGCCTGGCTTTGAGGTCGTAAAAAGTAATCCTGCCGTC
The sequence above is drawn from the Dehalococcoidales bacterium genome and encodes:
- a CDS encoding ATP-binding protein, whose product is MANITPGENQRQPDHGDEKTGYWESLLDNAAAPAIVWDTDFIITRFNHAFERLTGQNAADVLGKRIDVLIPPEKRDSALREIRRAASRGQGWESEEVQIQHADGSVRTVLWSAAVISAADGQTPAATIAQGLDITERKKVERLKDDFIGMVSHELRTPLTVVTSAINTALDERISPQELRQLLAAADSSAASLGSILDNLLELARYRAERLTLDKKLADVPEIIGQTVAKVHRQYPARHAAVDIPDNLPPALIDSTRLERVIYNLVENAFKYSPRDSEVKVSARQEKDNLLISVSDRGKGMSPEDIKKLFEPFERANATRGTRGMGLGLLVCKHLVEAHGGKIWVESAPGAGTTFLFTIPREKQERHQR
- a CDS encoding response regulator; its protein translation is MAEKKRILIVDDEPGIGIVLRVEFSMAGYDVITTTSGAEAIELIRAQAPDVVLLDALMPGVSGADVLNKVRTFSRVPVIVFTGHSDLGKYALKLGANDFITKPFDHDLLLEKVVSVLDSGTPEKKNTGKKEKPHRK
- a CDS encoding DUF5305 family protein, with the translated sequence MKIALPVISLVLLIASIFGACKAYSLPTETYVTGEVSVLDYRHQGEFDYLVSLKPSNLYGPVPQETPPLPEVMKYPSDNINRINVAFNYRFIPDMPVANVSAEAEIRAIVEGSGSGERTEIVLVPKTRKTGDFSLTFPLDFSDNATDGLIMLSDNVSGSRIVITAYVYATFDTGAGPVFESFTQSLPLRANGPLLEVDGELHNTIAGNAGALSYEQQGEFSYEVYFKATSPFGPIILTPPTMTPPEPGMPVSMTQNDIILTRLIDTMSMDYAYHLEANKPINQLHESVEINAILENPGKWSKTIQLIPQTDNSGNFSATFPLDLQEYIDFFNSTQSETGVSASARNLTIRVKVHASAITDYGNIDEDFTQSITADLGGDTLTWSDNLTRSQSGSIKTTTVTPQTRKYLGLPVPRARTLYVAAACVFFVLLGFSLFWYFWYQRGRLTANDLKAQQAQQRYKSIIVEVTELPEVKPGETVILLNSLDDLIKTAENLLKPLLHKAEGQQHIYCVFDGNTRYEYHLS